In Deltaproteobacteria bacterium GWC2_55_46, a single window of DNA contains:
- a CDS encoding integrase, translating into MPNERLSMRKIREILRLKWELKLRNRQVSRSCAVSHNTVREYVFRATQAGLSWPLPAEMDDGALERLLFPAPVKVAAEDRNMPAMEYLRKELGRKHVTLMLLWQEYKEGNPEGYQYSQFCEIYRRWTGKLDVVLRQEHRAGEKLFVDYAGSTIPVVDRMTGEITKAELFVAVLGASNYTYAEATSSQSLHNWISSHIRAFEYFGGATDIVVPDNLKSGVTKACRYEPDLNPTYHEMAVHYGTTVMPARAGKPRDKAKVEAGVLIAERWILAALRNRTFFSISDVNEAICELLERLNGRKFKKLDTCRRDLFETLDKPVLKPLPAERYEYAEWKRSRVNIDYHIEVDAHYYSVPYQLIHKEVEVRLNPSTVEVIFGGRRVASHQRSYKKGGFTTTTEHRPKSHQKHLEWTPSRIIRWAESIGPCTAEVVKTIMESKPHPEQGYRSCLGILRLGKRYSEARLEAACQRALTFKTCSYRSMDSILKTGLDKQMPMMAEDKKKTVPAPVHQNIRGGNYYH; encoded by the coding sequence ATGCCCAACGAGAGGTTGTCCATGCGGAAGATAAGAGAAATTCTGAGGCTCAAATGGGAGTTGAAGCTCCGTAACCGGCAGGTCAGCCGTTCCTGCGCGGTATCCCATAATACGGTGCGGGAGTACGTGTTCAGGGCGACGCAGGCAGGGCTTTCCTGGCCCCTGCCTGCGGAGATGGATGATGGCGCCCTGGAGCGACTCCTGTTCCCGGCGCCGGTGAAAGTGGCCGCCGAGGACCGTAACATGCCCGCGATGGAGTATCTGCGAAAGGAGCTTGGCAGGAAGCATGTCACGCTTATGCTTTTGTGGCAGGAGTACAAGGAGGGCAACCCAGAAGGATATCAGTACAGCCAGTTCTGCGAGATATATCGGAGGTGGACCGGGAAGCTCGATGTGGTGCTGCGCCAGGAGCACCGTGCCGGGGAGAAGCTTTTTGTGGACTATGCCGGGTCCACCATCCCCGTGGTCGACAGAATGACCGGGGAGATAACAAAAGCCGAGCTCTTCGTCGCGGTGCTGGGCGCGAGCAACTATACCTACGCCGAGGCGACATCCAGCCAGAGCCTGCACAACTGGATAAGCTCCCATATAAGGGCCTTTGAATATTTTGGCGGCGCCACGGATATCGTCGTCCCCGACAATCTAAAAAGCGGCGTTACCAAGGCCTGCAGATATGAACCCGACCTGAATCCCACATATCATGAGATGGCCGTGCACTATGGCACGACGGTGATGCCCGCGAGGGCCGGCAAGCCCCGGGACAAGGCGAAGGTGGAAGCCGGCGTGCTTATAGCAGAGAGGTGGATCCTGGCCGCGCTCAGGAACCGGACCTTTTTCAGCATCTCGGATGTCAACGAAGCCATCTGCGAGCTTCTGGAGAGGCTCAACGGCCGCAAGTTCAAGAAACTCGACACCTGCCGGAGGGACCTCTTCGAGACCCTCGACAAGCCCGTTTTGAAACCGCTTCCCGCCGAGAGATATGAATACGCCGAGTGGAAGCGGTCGCGCGTGAACATAGACTACCACATAGAGGTGGACGCCCACTACTACAGCGTCCCTTATCAGCTCATACACAAGGAGGTGGAGGTAAGGCTGAACCCATCCACCGTGGAGGTCATCTTCGGAGGCAGGCGCGTGGCCTCTCACCAGAGGAGCTATAAGAAGGGCGGCTTCACCACGACAACCGAGCACAGGCCAAAATCCCACCAGAAGCACCTCGAATGGACGCCGTCGAGGATAATACGATGGGCGGAGAGCATAGGGCCGTGTACGGCAGAGGTGGTGAAGACCATCATGGAGAGCAAGCCCCATCCTGAGCAGGGATACAGGTCCTGCCTCGGTATACTGCGCCTTGGCAAACGCTACTCCGAGGCCAGGCTGGAGGCGGCCTGCCAAAGGGCTCTTACCTTCAAGACCTGCTCTTACAGGAGCATGGACTCGATACTGAAGACCGGGCTGGATAAGCAGATGCCCATGATGGCTGAGGATAAGAAAAAGACCGTACCCGCGCCCGTGCATCAGAACATAAGGGGCGGCAATTACTACCACTAA
- a CDS encoding tRNA (N6-isopentenyl adenosine(37)-C2)-methylthiotransferase MiaB, with protein sequence MVELQSKERLVFLETFGCQMNENDSERMLGLLKGLSYARTEDPFKADLILINTCSIRDKAEQKVYSLLGRYKELKKDKPGLIIGVGGCVAQQQGERLLKRAPHLDIVFGPQNVHKLRELLLEADNGHRVVATRQSETIDPEEYGVTPVESGEKAFVSIMRGCDNFCSYCIVPYTRGREVSRQSSDILREIEGLVSKGVVEVTLLGQNVNSYGTGGGGDVSFPELLKKVCRVDGIKRVRFVTSHPKDISDELIYLFAEEPRLCRHIHLPVQSGSDEVLSRMGRSYTVEQYLSKVDLIKKLYPDMAITTDIIVGFPGETDADYEATMALLRRVRFDNIFSFMYSPRPNTRAAGYTDQVPVEIRSERLQLLQEEQKGITVARNKALVGKAMEVLVEGASKADPDELMGRTSCWRIVNFPAPAGVKAKPGCLIEVSITDAFPSSLRGEARLAGNN encoded by the coding sequence ATGGTAGAGCTTCAGTCAAAAGAACGGCTCGTCTTCCTGGAGACCTTCGGCTGCCAGATGAACGAGAACGACTCCGAGCGCATGCTCGGGCTGTTGAAGGGCTTGAGCTACGCCCGTACCGAGGACCCTTTCAAGGCCGACCTCATCCTCATAAATACCTGTTCGATAAGAGATAAGGCCGAGCAGAAGGTCTACTCCCTCCTTGGCAGGTACAAGGAACTCAAGAAAGACAAGCCCGGCCTCATTATCGGCGTGGGGGGCTGTGTAGCCCAGCAGCAAGGGGAACGGCTCTTGAAGAGGGCGCCGCACCTGGACATAGTCTTCGGCCCCCAAAACGTCCATAAACTCCGTGAGCTGCTCCTTGAGGCTGATAACGGCCACAGGGTCGTAGCTACCAGGCAGAGCGAGACGATAGACCCTGAGGAGTACGGAGTAACCCCTGTTGAGTCAGGCGAGAAGGCCTTCGTAAGCATAATGCGGGGCTGCGACAACTTCTGCTCATACTGCATCGTCCCGTATACGAGGGGCAGGGAGGTCAGCAGACAGAGCTCTGACATATTGAGGGAAATAGAGGGGCTTGTCTCAAAAGGTGTCGTGGAGGTTACGCTCCTCGGGCAAAACGTCAACTCTTACGGCACTGGCGGCGGAGGAGATGTCTCGTTCCCTGAGCTTCTCAAGAAGGTCTGCCGCGTTGATGGCATCAAGAGGGTGCGCTTTGTGACCTCGCACCCGAAGGACATCTCTGACGAGCTCATATACCTCTTTGCTGAGGAGCCCAGGCTCTGCAGGCACATACACCTGCCTGTCCAATCCGGCTCGGACGAGGTGCTTTCAAGGATGGGCAGATCATACACCGTGGAGCAGTACCTGTCGAAAGTCGACCTGATAAAGAAGCTCTATCCCGATATGGCTATAACCACCGATATAATCGTTGGCTTCCCCGGCGAGACAGACGCCGACTATGAGGCCACCATGGCGCTTCTCCGAAGGGTGCGGTTTGACAATATCTTCTCTTTCATGTACTCCCCGAGGCCGAACACAAGGGCTGCCGGGTACACTGACCAGGTCCCGGTCGAGATCAGGTCAGAGAGGCTCCAACTGTTGCAGGAAGAGCAGAAGGGGATAACCGTTGCCCGGAACAAGGCGCTTGTCGGAAAAGCGATGGAGGTCCTCGTGGAAGGCGCCAGCAAGGCTGACCCTGATGAGCTCATGGGGAGGACCAGCTGCTGGAGGATAGTGAATTTCCCGGCGCCGGCCGGCGTCAAGGCCAAACCGGGTTGCCTTATAGAAGTATCCATAACGGACGCCTTTCCGAGTTCGCTCCGTGGCGAAGCTCGCCTGGCGGGCAACAATTAA
- a CDS encoding PHP domain-containing protein translates to MIDFHMHSFLSDGVLVPTELVRRARVAGYTAMAITDHVDASNIENVLRQITKVASQLTDRSFTLLPGVELTHIPPKHIPLMVKKARALGAQIVIGHGETLSEPVEPGTNIAYIKAGVDILAHPGLITEEECRAAVKKSVCLEITSRAGHSISNGHVAAVAKRAGAKMLVNTDSHAPGDLISDEMARKVALGAGLNIEDFRRIQENAKELVRKKLG, encoded by the coding sequence ATGATAGACTTCCATATGCACAGCTTCTTAAGCGACGGGGTGCTCGTCCCGACCGAGCTTGTGAGGAGGGCTCGTGTGGCCGGGTATACCGCGATGGCGATAACCGACCACGTTGACGCCTCCAACATCGAAAACGTCCTGAGGCAGATAACGAAGGTGGCAAGTCAGCTGACCGACAGGTCGTTCACGCTCCTGCCAGGGGTTGAGCTTACACATATACCGCCGAAGCACATACCTTTGATGGTCAAGAAGGCCAGGGCCCTCGGCGCGCAGATCGTCATCGGCCACGGAGAGACCCTCTCCGAGCCTGTGGAGCCCGGGACGAACATCGCCTACATAAAGGCCGGGGTAGACATACTTGCCCATCCTGGGCTTATTACGGAAGAAGAGTGCAGGGCGGCTGTAAAGAAATCGGTCTGCCTGGAGATAACGAGCAGGGCAGGGCACAGCATCTCTAACGGGCATGTTGCCGCCGTGGCAAAAAGAGCAGGCGCTAAAATGCTCGTAAATACCGACTCTCACGCGCCAGGGGACCTTATAAGCGATGAAATGGCCCGGAAGGTCGCGCTCGGCGCTGGCCTCAACATAGAAGACTTCAGGAGAATACAGGAGAATGCGAAGGAACTCGTCAGGAAGAAACTGGGCTAA
- a CDS encoding [protein-PII] uridylyltransferase gives MPHTIVLDAMKRAAGPLAPVVKEHLSLGEEEMRRRHLAGETGRDVCRAYTSIIDNLLKALYAHKSAALSPSDKTVLVAMGGYGRGELNMKSDIDLMLVHKGRITKTVEDFTQQMLYLLWDTGLDLGFAIRSVPESIALAKDDLKTMTALLDLRYLTGDKALYDSLHRNIRKNLFSRSRTQTFIKDKLEETRQRHAKFGGSIYILEPNVKEGEGGLRDLQTAMWVVKARNGKNVEPFSLGLIREHDKKAMEESLDYLLWVRNELHFGAGRKTDQLTFDHQERIAGLLGFENSEKSLAVESFMQQYYRHASNLSHYSGLMLSRTLHREKKVFNWPKRRARIDRNFYVSGGVLYTRAKETIFKEPAASVKAFEYAQAFDVEIDQSVRDQILEGLEGAGAKFRTSKEVSESFFKILRGKSVFKSLTEMHKLKFLERYIPEFADISCRVQHDMYHVYTVDAHTLFAIREIERLRGQYRADFSLLSTLFEEMPNPEVIYLAVLFHDIGKAHGKGHSEKGAAMMPEILKRLHMPEDDTSLVKFLVRHHLLLADTAQYRDLHDERLIIEFARKVGDIERLNLLYLLTFADVRAVGPDVWNQWKGALFQELYFKALTVLERGTFEPEESEVKLQRIKERVKAILPETANRSAVDDFFQLLPPRYFLSTSPEFIAEHMNVLKEFGNAPYAMKVRQDSFREYTEFIICTHDVHALFSMITGVMAANGVNILGAQINTLKNGVALDILQVTSPYGEFITDEAKLKKIEADLSDVITGRVKVETLVRRRKPSILDSKAKPRVRTYVQIDNEVSEAYTVLDIHTQNRIGLLYDITSTLSRLGLYIYLAKISTKGDEAADIFYVKDIFGQKIYYKERLNEIADRLYKVLSDAQPENQAK, from the coding sequence ATGCCGCATACGATAGTCCTTGATGCCATGAAAAGGGCCGCTGGCCCGCTGGCCCCGGTCGTTAAAGAGCACCTTTCCCTTGGCGAGGAGGAGATGCGCAGGAGGCACCTGGCCGGAGAGACCGGAAGGGATGTCTGCCGCGCTTACACGTCAATAATAGACAACCTCCTCAAGGCCCTTTACGCCCATAAGTCCGCTGCTTTAAGCCCGTCTGACAAGACCGTCCTTGTGGCCATGGGCGGCTATGGCAGGGGAGAGCTCAACATGAAGTCTGACATAGACCTCATGCTTGTCCACAAGGGGCGGATAACAAAGACCGTTGAGGACTTCACCCAGCAGATGCTCTACTTACTCTGGGACACGGGCCTAGACCTCGGCTTCGCTATCAGGTCCGTACCGGAGTCCATCGCGCTTGCCAAAGACGACTTAAAGACCATGACCGCCCTTCTTGACCTCAGGTACCTTACCGGGGACAAGGCTCTTTATGACTCGCTCCACAGGAACATCCGCAAGAACCTCTTCAGCAGGTCGAGGACCCAAACCTTCATAAAAGACAAGCTCGAGGAGACACGGCAGCGCCACGCGAAGTTCGGCGGCTCCATCTACATACTCGAGCCAAACGTGAAAGAAGGCGAGGGGGGGCTAAGGGACCTGCAGACCGCGATGTGGGTGGTCAAGGCCAGGAACGGCAAGAACGTCGAGCCCTTCTCTCTCGGCCTTATAAGGGAGCATGACAAGAAGGCCATGGAGGAATCGCTCGATTATCTTCTGTGGGTCAGAAACGAGCTGCACTTCGGCGCCGGCAGAAAGACCGACCAGCTCACCTTCGACCACCAGGAGAGGATAGCGGGCCTGCTGGGGTTTGAAAACTCGGAGAAGTCCCTGGCCGTCGAGTCGTTCATGCAGCAGTACTACAGGCACGCGTCCAACCTGAGCCATTATTCGGGGCTCATGCTCTCCAGGACCCTGCACAGGGAGAAGAAGGTCTTTAACTGGCCGAAGAGGCGGGCAAGGATAGACCGGAACTTCTACGTATCCGGAGGCGTGCTCTATACCAGGGCGAAAGAGACTATTTTCAAAGAGCCGGCAGCCTCTGTTAAGGCCTTCGAGTACGCACAGGCATTCGACGTCGAAATAGACCAGTCTGTAAGGGACCAGATACTCGAGGGGCTTGAGGGCGCGGGCGCTAAGTTCAGGACCTCGAAGGAGGTATCAGAGTCGTTCTTCAAGATACTCAGGGGGAAAAGCGTCTTCAAGTCTCTAACGGAGATGCACAAGCTCAAGTTCCTCGAAAGGTACATACCGGAGTTCGCGGACATAAGCTGCAGGGTCCAGCATGACATGTACCATGTCTACACGGTGGACGCGCACACCCTTTTCGCGATAAGGGAGATTGAAAGGCTCCGGGGGCAGTACAGGGCGGATTTCTCGCTCCTTTCGACTCTCTTCGAGGAGATGCCCAACCCTGAGGTGATCTACCTTGCGGTCCTCTTCCATGACATAGGGAAGGCGCATGGGAAGGGGCACTCGGAGAAGGGCGCGGCCATGATGCCGGAGATACTTAAAAGGCTCCACATGCCTGAGGACGACACCAGCCTTGTAAAGTTCCTCGTGAGGCACCACCTTTTGCTGGCGGACACGGCCCAGTACAGGGACCTGCATGACGAGAGGCTCATAATTGAGTTCGCCAGAAAGGTGGGGGATATAGAAAGGCTCAACCTCCTTTACCTCCTTACATTCGCGGATGTTCGCGCCGTAGGGCCCGATGTGTGGAACCAGTGGAAGGGCGCGCTATTTCAGGAGCTGTACTTCAAGGCCCTGACTGTATTGGAGCGCGGCACGTTCGAGCCAGAGGAATCCGAGGTGAAGCTCCAGAGGATAAAGGAGAGGGTGAAGGCGATACTTCCTGAAACGGCGAACCGCTCCGCGGTCGATGACTTTTTCCAGCTCCTGCCGCCCAGGTATTTTCTGTCGACCAGCCCTGAATTCATCGCCGAGCATATGAATGTCCTCAAGGAGTTCGGCAATGCCCCTTACGCCATGAAGGTCAGGCAGGACTCTTTCAGGGAATACACCGAGTTCATAATATGCACGCATGACGTTCACGCCCTTTTTTCCATGATAACAGGGGTTATGGCCGCCAACGGGGTGAATATCCTGGGGGCGCAGATAAACACCCTTAAAAACGGGGTCGCCCTCGACATACTGCAGGTCACAAGCCCTTATGGCGAGTTCATAACAGACGAGGCGAAGCTCAAAAAAATAGAAGCTGACCTATCGGACGTCATCACAGGCCGCGTAAAGGTGGAAACGCTCGTTAGAAGGCGCAAGCCTTCCATACTCGACAGCAAGGCAAAGCCCAGGGTACGCACATACGTCCAGATAGACAACGAAGTCTCCGAGGCGTACACGGTCCTCGATATCCATACCCAGAACAGGATCGGGCTTCTCTATGACATAACGAGCACGCTCTCAAGGCTTGGGCTTTATATCTACCTGGCGAAGATATCTACCAAGGGAGATGAGGCCGCCGATATCTTCTACGTAAAGGACATCTTCGGCCAGAAGATATACTACAAGGAACGCCTGAACGAAATTGCCGACAGGCTCTATAAGGTGCTGAGCGATGCCCAGCCGGAAAACCAGGCCAAATGA
- a CDS encoding DNA mismatch repair protein MutS — MKNGMTPAMRQYLEIKAEHNDCIIFFRMGDFYEMFFDDARLAARVLGIALTARDRDREIPMCGVPYHCASGYIAKLVREGHKVAVCEQITDPADAKGLIERAVSRIITPGIALDEELLDPKANNFIAAAFVDKSACGFSYMDVSTGEFRLTRTDDLALLIEEIRKIRPLELVVKDNSQDLLDLPDSPVRKVTSLADHHFDLREAESRLNSHFGTVTLDGFGCSGMPEAIRAAGALLNYIRGNQKAELHHVRKLSPYYQEDFLILDSSTRRNLEITRNLRTGEKDGTLLSVIDRTRTAMGARLLKSWLLHPLKEVSAIKGRLDSVGELIDERETRASLQDAMSMVYDLERLTARLSLGVAGPRDLVALKDSLKRIPVIKDHLRKLSSDMLTKALLSTDEVAEASESIDKAISDTPPISVKDGGVIRDGYSAELDELRDIGSGGKDRIASLEAQERARTGINTLKVGYNRVFGYYIEITKSNLSNVPDDYIRKQTLVNAERFITPQLKEWEEKILTSEERALKLEAALFSALAEGLKKYCVRVQATADSIATLDCIASLAQAAQEHDYARPVVSESGAIDIEAGRHPVVEANAREFISNDLKLDDEKKIIILTGPNMAGKSTYLRQNALIVLMAQIGSFVPASRAAIGVVDRVFTRVGASDDLSRGQSTFMVEMSETANILNNATARSLIILDEIGRGTSTFDGLSIAWAIVEHIHDSPGLGAKTLFATHYHELTELSLTKERVKNYNMAVKEWNDRIIFLRKVLPGGSNRSYGIQVANIAGVPGEVISRAKEILRNLETGELTEAGMPRLAAHGERFEGRAQMTLLGEKDPVHEELRHIDIDRMTPLEALAKLHELKEKLEN, encoded by the coding sequence ATGAAAAACGGCATGACGCCCGCGATGCGGCAGTACCTTGAGATAAAGGCCGAGCACAATGATTGCATCATCTTTTTCAGGATGGGCGATTTCTACGAGATGTTCTTTGACGACGCAAGGCTCGCCGCCAGAGTCCTCGGCATAGCGCTCACGGCCAGGGACAGGGACCGCGAGATACCCATGTGCGGGGTGCCATACCATTGCGCTTCAGGGTACATAGCGAAGCTCGTGCGAGAAGGTCACAAGGTCGCAGTCTGCGAACAGATAACAGACCCGGCTGATGCCAAGGGGCTAATAGAGCGGGCCGTATCAAGGATAATAACCCCCGGAATAGCCCTCGACGAAGAGCTGTTGGACCCAAAGGCCAATAACTTCATAGCCGCGGCCTTTGTTGACAAGAGCGCGTGCGGCTTCTCTTACATGGACGTATCTACAGGAGAGTTCAGGCTGACACGCACAGACGACCTCGCCTTACTTATAGAAGAAATCAGAAAAATCAGGCCGTTAGAGCTTGTAGTTAAGGATAACTCTCAAGACCTGCTTGACCTTCCCGACTCTCCGGTCAGGAAGGTGACCTCTCTTGCCGACCATCACTTCGACCTAAGGGAGGCCGAATCAAGGCTCAACTCGCACTTCGGCACTGTAACGCTCGACGGCTTCGGCTGCTCAGGGATGCCGGAGGCGATAAGGGCCGCCGGGGCTCTGTTGAATTATATCCGCGGGAACCAGAAGGCGGAGCTCCATCACGTAAGAAAGCTTTCTCCGTATTATCAGGAGGACTTCCTTATCCTCGATTCGTCGACCAGAAGGAACCTTGAGATAACCCGGAACTTAAGGACAGGGGAGAAGGACGGGACTCTCCTTTCTGTCATCGACAGGACACGGACCGCCATGGGCGCAAGGTTACTCAAGTCCTGGCTCCTCCATCCCCTTAAAGAGGTGTCCGCCATAAAAGGGCGTCTGGACTCTGTCGGGGAGCTTATAGATGAGCGCGAGACAAGGGCGAGCCTGCAGGACGCCATGTCAATGGTCTACGACCTCGAAAGGCTTACGGCAAGGCTTTCGCTTGGGGTTGCAGGGCCGAGGGACCTCGTGGCCCTCAAGGACTCGCTCAAGAGGATCCCTGTTATAAAAGATCACCTGCGAAAGCTCTCATCCGACATGCTCACAAAAGCGCTCTTATCTACAGATGAGGTGGCTGAGGCCTCTGAATCGATAGATAAGGCCATCTCGGACACTCCGCCTATTTCGGTAAAGGACGGAGGCGTCATAAGGGACGGATATTCGGCAGAGCTCGACGAGTTGCGCGATATCGGCTCCGGCGGTAAAGACAGGATAGCCTCCCTTGAGGCGCAGGAGAGGGCGCGCACCGGCATAAATACCCTTAAGGTCGGATACAACAGGGTCTTTGGATACTATATCGAGATCACAAAATCGAACCTCTCGAACGTCCCCGATGATTACATACGCAAGCAGACCCTTGTGAACGCCGAAAGGTTCATAACTCCACAGCTCAAGGAATGGGAGGAGAAGATATTAACGTCAGAGGAGAGGGCGCTTAAGCTTGAAGCGGCCCTCTTCAGCGCCCTCGCCGAAGGGCTCAAAAAGTATTGCGTACGGGTGCAGGCCACGGCTGATTCTATCGCCACGCTCGACTGCATCGCATCTTTGGCTCAAGCCGCCCAGGAGCATGATTACGCAAGGCCGGTCGTCTCGGAAAGCGGAGCGATCGATATCGAGGCGGGCAGGCATCCTGTTGTCGAGGCCAATGCCAGGGAGTTCATCTCGAACGACCTGAAACTCGATGACGAAAAGAAGATAATCATACTTACCGGTCCGAACATGGCTGGAAAATCCACTTATCTCAGGCAGAACGCCCTTATAGTGCTGATGGCCCAGATAGGCTCGTTTGTGCCTGCCTCACGGGCGGCAATCGGCGTGGTGGACAGGGTATTCACGAGGGTCGGCGCGTCAGACGACCTCTCCAGGGGACAGTCTACCTTTATGGTCGAGATGAGCGAGACCGCCAACATACTCAATAACGCCACAGCCAGAAGCCTTATAATCCTCGACGAGATAGGCAGGGGAACATCGACCTTCGACGGACTCTCCATCGCGTGGGCCATAGTAGAGCACATACACGACAGCCCCGGCCTCGGCGCTAAAACGCTCTTTGCCACGCATTATCATGAGCTTACAGAGCTTTCCTTGACAAAGGAAAGGGTCAAAAATTATAATATGGCCGTAAAAGAATGGAATGACAGGATAATCTTCCTGAGGAAGGTGCTCCCCGGGGGCAGCAACCGGAGCTACGGCATTCAAGTTGCCAACATCGCCGGAGTCCCCGGAGAGGTCATCTCAAGGGCAAAGGAAATATTAAGGAACCTCGAGACTGGAGAGCTGACCGAAGCCGGCATGCCCAGGCTTGCGGCCCACGGAGAACGGTTTGAAGGACGCGCCCAGATGACGCTCCTGGGCGAAAAAGACCCTGTCCACGAGGAACTGAGGCATATCGATATAGACCGTATGACGCCGCTTGAGGCCCTTGCCAAGCTTCATGAATTGAAGGAGAAGCTCGAGAATTGA
- a CDS encoding site-specific tyrosine recombinase XerD — protein sequence MNEGADLIQRFLDYIVVEKGLSENTRLGYRKDLTRFLEYMSGSGRALGNACPEDISAYLKYLHDGGLSVRSYTRALIALRGLYRFLVRKHGLAASPCSNIDIPRLNKKLPHFLTLDEVEALLSAPKAEGALGLRDKAMLETLYATGLRVSELTGLRINDISLQGGYLTAFGKGSKERMVPLGEAAMYWLKRYAEEARPALLKKRNNAFLFLSIRGTRMTRQNFWVLIKRYGVVSGIGRERTKPHILRHSFATHLLERGADLRIVQAMLGHSDISTTQIYTHITNERLKNLHKARHPRG from the coding sequence ATGAACGAGGGAGCGGACCTCATACAGAGGTTCCTCGACTACATAGTGGTCGAAAAGGGGCTCTCCGAGAACACCCGCCTTGGCTACAGAAAAGACCTCACGAGGTTCCTTGAATATATGTCCGGCAGTGGCAGGGCGCTTGGAAATGCATGCCCTGAGGACATAAGCGCTTACCTCAAATACCTGCATGATGGCGGCCTGTCTGTACGCTCTTACACAAGGGCGCTCATAGCCCTGAGGGGCTTGTACAGGTTCCTCGTCCGCAAACACGGTCTTGCCGCCTCTCCATGCTCGAATATCGACATACCAAGGCTGAACAAAAAACTGCCCCATTTCCTGACGCTTGATGAGGTCGAGGCTCTTCTTTCAGCCCCAAAGGCCGAAGGGGCCCTGGGCCTGCGTGACAAGGCCATGCTTGAAACGCTCTATGCCACCGGCTTGAGGGTCTCTGAGCTTACAGGCCTCAGGATAAACGATATAAGCCTTCAGGGAGGATACCTGACGGCCTTTGGCAAGGGTTCGAAGGAAAGGATGGTCCCGCTTGGCGAGGCGGCCATGTACTGGCTAAAAAGGTATGCAGAGGAGGCAAGGCCGGCGCTTTTAAAGAAAAGGAATAATGCCTTTCTATTCCTCTCCATCAGGGGCACAAGGATGACCCGCCAGAACTTCTGGGTCCTCATAAAGCGTTACGGGGTCGTCTCTGGCATAGGAAGGGAGAGGACAAAGCCGCATATATTACGCCACTCATTCGCGACACATCTTCTTGAGCGGGGCGCTGACTTGAGGATAGTCCAGGCCATGCTCGGCCATTCTGACATCTCGACAACGCAGATATACACCCACATCACCAATGAAAGATTGAAAAACCTGCACAAGGCCAGGCACCCAAGGGGATGA
- a CDS encoding hydroxyacid dehydrogenase: MKLAVFEVEEWEKGAFERLDSGHDMRFLHDPLTSGNAGPYADVDVISTFIYSELDSITLSHFRDLKLIATRSTGYDHIDMAYCRGRGISVANVPTYGDNTVAEHVFGLLLAISHNLVDAVDRTRRGDFSLLGLRGFDLKGKTIGVLGTGSIGRCVIDIAKGFHMDVLAYDLYPKEELASRVGFRYVSLEEVLRKADFITLHVPATPETDNFLSEREFSMMKTGVVIINTARGSLIDIQALLRAITTGKVAAVGLDVLPEEPAIREEAELLRFIAQKKPLDVLLADHILLRLRNVLITPHSAFNTREAVQRILDTTIDNIAAFAAGVIKNRVI, translated from the coding sequence ATGAAACTCGCTGTCTTTGAGGTCGAAGAATGGGAAAAAGGGGCCTTCGAGAGGCTCGACTCGGGCCATGACATGAGGTTCCTGCATGACCCTCTTACATCCGGTAACGCCGGCCCCTACGCTGACGTGGATGTGATATCAACGTTCATCTACTCAGAGCTTGACAGCATTACGCTAAGCCACTTCCGGGACCTGAAGCTCATCGCCACCCGCTCTACAGGCTACGACCATATAGACATGGCATATTGCAGGGGGCGTGGCATAAGTGTAGCGAACGTGCCCACCTATGGCGACAATACCGTCGCGGAACATGTCTTTGGCCTTCTACTGGCGATAAGCCACAACCTGGTCGACGCTGTCGACAGGACGCGCAGGGGTGATTTTTCTCTGCTTGGGCTTCGCGGCTTCGACCTCAAGGGAAAGACTATAGGCGTACTCGGCACAGGAAGCATCGGCAGGTGCGTCATAGACATAGCAAAGGGCTTTCACATGGATGTGCTTGCCTATGACCTTTATCCGAAGGAGGAGCTGGCGTCAAGGGTCGGGTTCAGATATGTCTCTCTCGAAGAGGTCCTGAGGAAGGCAGATTTCATAACCCTCCATGTGCCAGCCACTCCAGAGACCGACAACTTCCTTTCAGAGCGCGAGTTCTCCATGATGAAGACTGGCGTAGTAATAATAAATACCGCCAGGGGGAGCCTCATAGACATACAGGCGCTTTTAAGGGCGATAACCACAGGCAAGGTCGCGGCTGTCGGCCTTGACGTCCTGCCTGAAGAGCCCGCGATCCGTGAAGAGGCAGAGCTCCTTCGCTTCATAGCCCAGAAAAAACCGCTTGACGTCCTTCTGGCCGACCATATCCTGCTGCGCCTCAGGAACGTGCTCATAACCCCGCATAGCGCTTTCAACACGAGGGAAGCGGTCCAGAGGATACTTGATACGACCATCGACAATATAGCGGCCTTTGCGGCAGGGGTGATTAAAAACAGGGTGATTTGA